From Zingiber officinale cultivar Zhangliang chromosome 5B, Zo_v1.1, whole genome shotgun sequence, the proteins below share one genomic window:
- the LOC121986148 gene encoding probable mannitol dehydrogenase: MENGNIAAASPDEGHRRPAFGWAARDTSGVLSPFTFSRRKNGENDVTIKILYCGICHSDLHSVKNGWQNSVYPIVPGHEIVGVVTEVGGKVGRFKLGDCAGVGCMVNSCRSCHECARHQENYCPGMIVTCNATDADGTVTYGGYSDSIVVEEHFAVKFPAGMPLDRSAPLLCAGITVYSPMKRFGLDVPGKHIGVVGLGGLGHVAVKFGKAFGAKVTVISTSPSKRQEAVERLGADAFLVSEDPDEMKAAWGTMDGIINTVSAAHDVTPWLFLLKTSGQMIMVGAPLKPLEIYAFPLLLGGKSIVGSIIGGMKETQEMIDFAAEHNVTADIELIAMDYVNKAMERLAKTDVRYRFVLDIGNTLSAA; the protein is encoded by the exons ATGGAGAACGGGAACATCGCCGCCGCATCACCAGATGAGGGCCACCGCCGCCCGGCGTTCGGATGGGCCGCCAGAGACACCTCCGGCGTCCTCTCACCCTTCACCTTCTCCCGGAG GAAAAATGGGGAGAACGATGTGACCATCAAGATCTTGTACTGCGGCATCTGCCACTCCGACCTCCACTCCGTCAAGAACGGGTGGCAAAACTCCGTCTACCCGATCGTGCCTGG TCACGAGATCGTCGGCGTTGTCACCGAGGTGGGCGGCAAGGTCGGCAGGTTCAAGTTGGGGGACTGCGCCGGCGTCGGCTGCATGGTCAACTCCTGTCGCAGCTGCCACGAGTGCGCGCGGCACCAGGAGAACTACTGCCCCGGCATGATCGTGACCTGCAACGCCACCGACGCCGACGGCACCGTCACCTACGGCGGCTACTCCGACTCCATCGTGGTGGAGGAGCACTTCGCGGTGAAGTTCCCGGCGGGCATGCCGCTCGACCGCAGCGCTCCTCTGCTCTGCGCCGGCATCACGGTCTACAGCCCCATGAAGCGCTTCGGGTTAGATGTCCCCGGGAAGCACATCGGAGTGGTGGGCCTGGGCGGGCTCGGCCACGTCGCCGTCAAGTTCGGCAAGGCCTTCGGCGCGAAGGTGACGGTGATCAGCACGTCGCCGAGCAAAAGGCAGGAGGCCGTCGAGCGACTGGGCGCCGACGCTTTCCTGGTCAGCGAAGATCCAGATGAGATGAAGGCCGCTTGGGGGACCATGGACGGCATAATCAACACTGTCTCAGCAGCTCATGATGTAACTCCATGGCTGTTTCTTCTCAAAACTTCTGGACAAATGATCATGGTTGGTGCACCATTGAAGCCATTAGAGATCTATGCTTTCCCCTTACTTCTAG GTGGGAAATCTATCGTAGGGAGTATAATTGGTGGGATGAAGGAGACTCAGGAGATGATAGATTTTGCGGCAGAGCACAATGTGACGGCAGATATCGAGCTTATCGCCATGGATTATGTGAACAAAGCCATGGAGAGGCTCGCAAAGACTGATGTCCGCTATCGATTTGTTCTCGATATCGGGAACACTTTGAGTGCTGCTTAA